In one Helicoverpa zea isolate HzStark_Cry1AcR chromosome 5, ilHelZeax1.1, whole genome shotgun sequence genomic region, the following are encoded:
- the LOC124630530 gene encoding proton-coupled folate transporter-like has protein sequence MDKTEKTDEKMSREETTEELPLKTEAKNDTQNMTFFEKMKFIKSNITVEPVLALFVMPSVLAMLATQNLNLEKACMVNLGFGDGACTALRLRKRANYTFEEEEVQKLIASVQAWKSVVHTAVPTLLMLFIGAWSDKTGKRKICMLMPIFGEFMTCVLNMINTYFFYEVPVEWTVFMEVIFPSLTGGWYTMFLGTFSYLGDITSKDTRTFRMGLLNLCMTVGFPIGMGLSGILLRYLGYYGVFSISALLQFINFCYVLFFIDDHTWLENKDKVKRTGCTGFLLEFFDFHSLKETVEIAFKKGPNNRRLRICLVLTVVCLVFGPMWGELSVMYIFARYRFNWDEVKYSIYSTYSLITHSVGTLFSISVFSRKLKADDAVLGMISTSSKICGALMLAFARTDVEAYLSPLLEILNGTTTIALRSIASKLVSSQELGKVYSLFGVAETMMPIIFAPLYSRVYIATLNVLPGTVFLVSVTATIPALGIFGWFYYQHKQDEKEKRLNINMPNTPPLPADVPVAPA, from the exons ATGGATAAAACAGAAAAGACTGACGAGAAAATGTCTCGCGAAGAGACGACGGAGGAGCTGCCTCTTAAAACAGAAGCTAAGAATGACACGCAAAATATGACCTTTTTTGAGAAGATGAAATTCATTAAATCGAATATAACGGTAGAACCGGTTTTAGCTCTATTTGTGATGCCGAGTGTGTTGGCTATGTTAGCGACGCAGAATTTGAATTTAGAGAAAGCATGCATGGTTAACTTAGGATTCGGCGATGGAGCGTGCACTGCTCTGAGGCTGAGAAAGCGCGCCAATTACACAtttgaagaagaagaagtacaGAAACTGATAGCATCAGTGCAAGCATGGAAAAGTGTTGTACATACAGCAGTACCGACACTCTTGATGCTCTTCATAGGAGCATGGAGCGACAAAACAGGGAAGCGAAAGATATGTATGTTGATGCCAATCTTCGGGGAGTTCATGACGTGTGTATTAAACATGATAAACACGTACTTCTTCTATGAAGTCCCAGTGGAATGGACGGTGTTTATGGAGGTCATATTCCCATCTCTGACCGGAGGATGGTACACGATGTTCCTCGGTACTTTTAGTTATTTAGGCGACATCACTTCTAAAGATACAAGGACATTCCGAATGGGGCTGCTGAACTTATGTATGACAGTAGGATTTCCCATAGGAATGGGCTTGAGTGGCATCTTATTACGATATCTAGGATACTATGGAGTATTCTCTATATCTGCTCTATTGCAGTTTATCAATTTCTGTTATGTGTTGTTCTTTATTGACGATCACACTTGGCTCGAGAACAAAGACAAG GTGAAACGAACTGGTTGTACCGGTTTTCTTCTGGAGTTTTTCGACTTCCACAGTCTAAAAGAGACCGTTGAGATTGCTTTCAAGAAAGGCCCGAATAATAGAAGACTGCGTATATGTCTCGTTTTGACTGTGGTCTGTTTGGTGTTTGGACCGATGTGGG GTGAGCTAAGTGTGATGTACATATTCGCGCGGTACCGGTTCAATTGGGATGAAGTGAAGTACAGCATCTATTCCACGTATAGTCTCATCACGCATTCTGTTG GCACACTATTCTCAATCAGCGTGTTCAGTAGGAAGCTGAAGGCAGATGACGCGGTGCTGGGCATGATATCCACCAGCAGTAAAATCTGTGGCGCCCTGATGCTGGCCTTCGCTAGGACTGATGTTGAAGCGTACTTAT ctCCACTCTTAGAAATCTTAAACGGTACCACAACGATCGCTCTTAGGTCGATCGCATCCAAACTAGTCTCCTCTCAAGAATTAG GTAAAGTATACTCGCTGTTCGGCGTGGCAGAAACCATGATGCCCATAATATTCGCTCCACTATACTCCAGGGTATACATCGCTACACTGAATGTGCTGCCAGGAACTGTGTTCCTCGTGAGTGTGACGGCTACTATACCTGCTCTTGGCATATTTGG ATGGTTCTACTATCAACACAAACAAGACGAGAAAGAGAAAAGACTGAATATTAATATGCCCAATACTCCGCCGCTGCCTGCAGATGTCCCAGTAGCTCCTGCTTAA